ATCAAATGCGTGCTGAAATTGATCATTTCTATCGTCCCGACCGTGAGCTTGTCGGTGATATGGCGAAAACAGTCGACGCGATCGCTGAACGCCTGCAACCACTCACATTACCGGAAAGCTCGGTTCAGTTCCTTGAAGGATTACATCAACGTCTTGTCGATCGCGATGTTCCTCCTGTCGCGGATTCTCCATTGACGCATCCACTTTATTTCATGAAGACGTTACGTGAAAAAATTGCGGACGATGTCACGGTCACGGTCGATGTCGGCTCACACTATATCTGGATGGCACGTCACTTCCGTTCGTACGAACCACGCCACCTCCTCTTTAGTAACGGGATGCAAACGCTCGGCGTCGCACTTCCATGGGCAATCGCAGCTACACTCGTCCGTCCTGGGAAGAAAGCTGTCTCGATTTCAGGTGACGGCGGATTCCTCTTCTCTGCAATGGAACTTGAGACAGCTGTCCGTTTGAACTCACCACTCGTCCACTTCGTTTGGCGCGATAGCGGATTCGATATGGTCGCGTTCCAACAAGAGATGAAATACAAACGGAAATCCGGTACGTCATTTGGTGACGTCGATCTCGTCAAATATGCGGAAAGCTTTGGAGCAAAAGGACTCCGTGTCAATCATCCTTCGGAACTCGCAGCAATCATGGATGAAGCACTCGCGACAGACGGTCCCGTCATCGTTGATGTGCCGATCGATTACCGTGACAACATCGCGCTCGGAGAACAAGTTCATCTCGATCAATTGAACTAAGGAGGATTCACATGGCACACGATAAAACACTCGTCCAGATTTCAACGATGATGGCACTGCTTGACGGCGTATTCGAGAGTGAAGTGACGTACGCTTCCGTCCTTGATCAACGTGATTTCGGTATCGGAACGTTTGACCACTTAGACGGTGAGATGATTGGATTCGATGGACAGTTCTATCAACTCCGCTCAGATGGTAGCGCTCGACCGCTTCAACCCGAGACGACGACCCCTTTCGCGACATTAACCCGTTTCGAGCCGGAACAAACCTTGACCGTGACGGAAGAGATGTCAAAAGCGACGTTTGAGCACTGGCTGAACGAACAACTCCCTACGATCAATAGCTTTTATGCTATCCGGATTGATGGAACGTTCACGGAGGTTCAGACACGCACCGTTGCGCGTCAGGAGAAGCCGTTCGTTCCGATTACGGAAGCTGTCGCTTCTCAAAGTGCTCGTACGTTCGAGCACACGGAAGGAACGCTTGCCGGATACTATACACCACGATTCGGTCACGGGATCGCCGTCGCCGGATATCATCTTCATTTCATCGATGCTGCCCGCGAAGGTGGTGGTCACGTCTTTGACTACACAGTCAAGAACGTCACCGTCACATTCGAAGAAAAGCCGCAACTTGATTTACGTCTACCGACGACAGAGGCTTATCGATCGGCAGATCTCGAAAGTCACGATATTGAAAAAGAAATTAAAATCGCAGAAGGTTAAGCAAAAAAAGCGTGTCGTTCCCTTTCGGAATGACACGCTTTTTAGTCGTTTGAGTATTCAAGTAGCTGTTCAAGAAAATGATAACTGTCGTCGACATCTGGATGACGCGTATCTTCATACCAGTAGAGTGATAATACCGCTTGCGCTACGACATACCAGTGCATGCGTCGCTTCAAATCACTCGTCAATGGATGTCCATAATGTTCAAACCATTCTGGCCAAGCTGCTTCGTCGACATAACTGTATAACATCATTCCAAGATCGTACGCACGGTCAGCAATGATCGCATCATCCCAATCGTTCAGGTAGAGTTGACCGTCTGCTCCCGTCAACCAGTTATTGTGGTTCAAATCTGAATGACAAACGACCTGCTCATCCGTTCTTACCTGCTCCAGATTTTGTTCGAGGTAAACCATCGCATGTTCCACGAGCTCCGGATCCTCTAAATCATCCGGTTGGAAGTACAAACGACATTGTCGCAATAACTCATCAGGTTCAATCGGGCGCTGATCAAGCTGTTGTAGCATGAACAGTAATTCCTTCGAATCATGGATTTTCCCAAGCAAACGTGCTACTTCAGGGCGTTCCATCATTTCGGGCTCTAACTCGTTCCCTTCAATGAACTGTTGGGCGCTGATGACGTCCCCACTATAAATCCGTTTCGTCCATAATAACTTCGGAACGATTCCGTCTGCGGATAAAATCGCCAAAAACGGCGATGAATTTCGTTTTAAGAACAACTTCGATTGTCCGGTTGAAGCGATGTACGCTTCTCCTGTGATTCCACCTGCTGGCGTAAGGGTCCAGCCTTCGCCAAGCGCATCTAAAATATCTAATTCCATTATAATCCACTCAACTTTTTTAGTAGATTTGCCTAAGGCACAATGCTTATCTTAACACGTTGCAATCGTCGTTGACAACGGAAGGACCTGAATCCTGTCGACACCTTTTAGAAGCGGGTCGACCGAGGCCTCATCCCCTTGTACATGCACATTCCAGCGCGAATGATCCAGTCCGACTTCAACGATTTCGCGCGTCGTATTGTAAACGATGAGCGTGCGTTGCCATGCATCATACGAGTGGACCGCTCCAAGTTCATAAGCGATGACACCCGGACGTAAGTCGATGAAATGAAGCAACTCGCGAATCTGATTCGCTCGGTGCAATCGGAATCCGCCATGCATTCTACGAATCTGCAAAATCGTCTTGATGTAGGTTACAAGGGACAGATGATCATCCCGCCGTTCCCAGTCCATTCGATTGATCTCGTCTGGTGCGTTATAGCTGTTTTCAACACCTTGTTTTGTGCGCAAAAACTCTTGACCTGCGTGAAGAAACGGAATCCCTTGCGCAAACAAGGCAATCGTCTGAGCTAGGCGACTCATTCGCAATAATTGCAGTTCATCCGCCCCTGGACAAGATAACTTTAATTTATCGTATAACGTATGATTATCGTGCGCCTCGACGTAATTGATGGAATAAGTAGGTTCCGGA
This region of Exiguobacterium acetylicum DSM 20416 genomic DNA includes:
- a CDS encoding phosphotransferase family protein, coding for MELDILDALGEGWTLTPAGGITGEAYIASTGQSKLFLKRNSSPFLAILSADGIVPKLLWTKRIYSGDVISAQQFIEGNELEPEMMERPEVARLLGKIHDSKELLFMLQQLDQRPIEPDELLRQCRLYFQPDDLEDPELVEHAMVYLEQNLEQVRTDEQVVCHSDLNHNNWLTGADGQLYLNDWDDAIIADRAYDLGMMLYSYVDEAAWPEWFEHYGHPLTSDLKRRMHWYVVAQAVLSLYWYEDTRHPDVDDSYHFLEQLLEYSND
- the budA gene encoding acetolactate decarboxylase, with translation MAHDKTLVQISTMMALLDGVFESEVTYASVLDQRDFGIGTFDHLDGEMIGFDGQFYQLRSDGSARPLQPETTTPFATLTRFEPEQTLTVTEEMSKATFEHWLNEQLPTINSFYAIRIDGTFTEVQTRTVARQEKPFVPITEAVASQSARTFEHTEGTLAGYYTPRFGHGIAVAGYHLHFIDAAREGGGHVFDYTVKNVTVTFEEKPQLDLRLPTTEAYRSADLESHDIEKEIKIAEG